The Desulfitobacterium chlororespirans DSM 11544 genome window below encodes:
- a CDS encoding ATP-binding protein gives MMKDSLTHRFMLFTTIVVVFIMLINFIWDYHNQKAQATLEMHEKAQVITKQLIATREVIAKNQNRINYDSQGNFEFKHLNPAAVGMQIGDIFGQLTHYSIKQTRLDYRSDSNAPDDYEAQGLLRFSYEPHLAEIWGEDVVAGERVFRYMVPLHMKEECLSCHGEPIGDLDITGHCKEGYKVEDLGGAISLIMPMDIFLHGIKLNVYRHLSFSLLLIGVIVISMYLLVTRLVTRSLGELKGATAQVGQGDFDIDLNRIRAQGEIKELAQHIQEMADQLKDLYQNLEAKVEKRTHQLKLANEDLRIKQDELEAANIKLNEINTYKSEFLAIMSHELRTPLTSVMAFTDLLLQDLPKELKQERQNLKYIKANSQNLLKLINNILDLAKLEAGRLELKLEYVDMADVMGAIDSVIAPLAKKKGIAWEISLDPEVSLLRADPEKLRRVIENLVGNAIKFTPPEGRVEIQVKNGPRDNWLMIRVIDTGIGIPPEEQEEIFERFTQIDSSNSRKYGGTGLGLALAKELVTLHKGELWVESEINKGSTFVVLLPKDPDKVDPGGNKEI, from the coding sequence TATCACAAAGCAGCTCATCGCCACCCGTGAAGTCATCGCGAAGAACCAGAACCGCATTAATTATGATTCCCAAGGAAATTTTGAGTTTAAGCATCTTAATCCGGCAGCAGTTGGCATGCAAATCGGCGATATCTTTGGGCAGCTGACCCATTACTCTATCAAACAGACACGGCTTGACTACCGCTCCGACAGCAATGCTCCGGATGATTATGAAGCCCAGGGATTGCTGAGGTTTAGCTATGAACCCCATCTTGCCGAAATCTGGGGCGAAGATGTAGTGGCAGGAGAGCGGGTTTTTCGCTATATGGTTCCTTTGCATATGAAGGAAGAATGCCTCTCCTGTCATGGCGAACCGATTGGTGATTTGGATATCACCGGGCATTGCAAAGAAGGGTATAAGGTTGAGGATTTAGGCGGAGCCATCAGTCTGATTATGCCTATGGATATTTTCCTGCACGGGATTAAGCTCAATGTATATCGCCATTTGTCCTTTTCACTGCTGCTGATCGGTGTGATTGTGATCTCTATGTACTTGCTTGTCACCCGCCTGGTCACCCGTTCTTTGGGGGAACTGAAGGGTGCCACGGCCCAAGTGGGACAAGGAGATTTTGATATTGACCTGAACCGCATCAGGGCTCAAGGTGAAATAAAAGAACTGGCTCAGCATATTCAAGAGATGGCTGATCAGTTGAAGGATCTCTATCAGAATTTAGAGGCCAAGGTGGAAAAGCGAACCCATCAGCTGAAATTAGCCAATGAAGACTTAAGAATCAAGCAGGATGAATTGGAAGCTGCCAATATTAAACTGAATGAGATCAATACCTATAAGTCGGAGTTTCTGGCCATTATGAGCCATGAATTAAGGACTCCCCTGACCTCAGTCATGGCTTTTACCGATCTTCTTCTCCAGGATCTTCCCAAGGAATTAAAACAAGAGCGGCAGAATCTCAAGTACATTAAAGCCAACAGCCAAAACCTTTTGAAGTTGATCAATAATATCCTTGATCTGGCTAAGCTCGAAGCCGGGCGCCTTGAGTTAAAATTAGAATATGTCGATATGGCTGATGTCATGGGGGCCATTGACAGCGTTATAGCCCCTTTGGCCAAGAAGAAAGGCATTGCCTGGGAAATAAGCCTTGATCCTGAGGTTTCCTTGCTGCGCGCGGATCCGGAGAAACTTCGCCGGGTTATTGAGAATTTGGTCGGGAACGCCATTAAATTCACCCCTCCTGAGGGACGGGTAGAAATTCAGGTGAAAAATGGGCCAAGGGACAATTGGCTCATGATCCGCGTTATTGATACCGGAATTGGCATTCCTCCTGAAGAGCAGGAAGAGATTTTTGAACGGTTTACCCAGATAGACAGCTCCAACTCCAGAAAATATGGAGGTACGGGTCTGGGCTTAGCTTTGGCCAAAGAATTAGTCACGCTTCACAAAGGAGAACTATGGGTCGAGAGCGAAATAAACAAAGGGAGTACTTTTGTGGTACTCTTACCGAAGGATCCCGACAAAGTCGATCCAGGGGGTAATAAAGAAATATAG
- a CDS encoding response regulator transcription factor, translating into MKRTYKVLLVDDEESIYRVVEQVLKREAYELLYADNGEGALESFQKESPDLVILDVMLPLIDGYEVCRTIRETSKVPILMLSAKGEIIDKSVGFNLGADDYLVKPFSPVELGLRVKALLRRSFDKEQSAPKVRKTTKISKGELEINCESHEVFVRGKPVYLTPKEFELLTFMAEHPDQVFTREQLFAHMWGDEYVNDTSTITVFIRKLREKIERDPAKPQYIQTVWGIGYKFSE; encoded by the coding sequence ATGAAGCGCACCTATAAGGTTTTGTTGGTCGATGACGAAGAAAGCATCTATAGAGTTGTCGAGCAAGTCCTAAAAAGGGAAGCTTATGAACTGCTTTATGCGGACAATGGCGAAGGGGCTCTGGAGTCCTTTCAAAAAGAAAGTCCGGATTTAGTGATACTTGATGTGATGCTGCCCTTGATTGATGGTTATGAGGTATGCAGAACCATCAGAGAAACAAGCAAGGTCCCCATTCTTATGCTTTCGGCCAAGGGGGAAATTATCGACAAAAGCGTGGGATTTAATCTCGGCGCCGATGACTATCTTGTCAAGCCCTTCAGCCCCGTTGAATTGGGGTTGCGTGTTAAAGCTCTTCTGAGGCGTTCCTTTGACAAAGAGCAGTCCGCTCCCAAAGTAAGAAAAACCACCAAAATAAGTAAAGGGGAGCTGGAAATCAACTGTGAGAGCCATGAGGTCTTTGTGCGCGGCAAGCCTGTTTATTTGACTCCCAAAGAGTTTGAGTTGCTCACGTTTATGGCGGAGCATCCTGATCAGGTCTTTACCCGGGAACAGCTCTTTGCCCATATGTGGGGAGACGAGTATGTCAATGATACCAGCACGATTACCGTATTCATTCGCAAACTGAGAGAGAAAATTGAACGGGATCCGGCCAAGCCCCAATATATCCAAACCGTATGGGGGATCGGGTATAAGTTTTCTGAGTAA
- a CDS encoding chaperone NapD, translating into MVISSLIVKCLPGFEEPLLSRLNDLEKVSVEGVMNGDIILVMESELVHDAVEMIESGIVSLPGVTGVYPVYIAMDTDFPEEEV; encoded by the coding sequence ATGGTGATATCAAGTTTAATCGTAAAATGCCTGCCCGGTTTTGAGGAGCCGCTTTTAAGCCGGCTAAACGACCTGGAAAAAGTTTCTGTAGAAGGAGTAATGAATGGGGATATCATTCTGGTCATGGAAAGTGAGTTGGTACATGATGCGGTGGAGATGATCGAAAGCGGGATTGTTTCATTGCCAGGAGTCACTGGAGTCTATCCGGTTTATATAGCTATGGACACGGATTTCCCTGAAGAGGAGGTGTAG
- a CDS encoding 4Fe-4S dicluster domain-containing protein, with product MLKGNELISRRDFLGTVVNDFCKLTINAVRATAPRKNLIRPPGAIEEIAFLAGCQRCGKCSEACEDRSIHIAGPDEGVLVGTPYLVPDEQPCTFCLRCIEVCPSGALEKREFSQSYALGVAKIIQDNCLAYHEQLCSSCLYACPVGIKAIELRDFRYPIIRTECCIGCGLCIKACIAENPAITVVPCSTKKE from the coding sequence TTGCTTAAGGGAAATGAACTCATCAGTCGGAGAGACTTCCTGGGCACTGTGGTCAATGACTTTTGCAAGCTGACCATCAATGCGGTTAGGGCTACGGCCCCCAGGAAAAACCTCATAAGACCTCCTGGAGCGATAGAAGAAATCGCTTTTCTGGCCGGCTGTCAACGCTGTGGGAAATGCAGTGAAGCTTGTGAAGATAGGTCTATTCACATAGCCGGACCGGATGAAGGGGTTTTAGTTGGGACTCCTTACCTTGTCCCTGATGAGCAGCCTTGTACATTCTGTCTGCGATGTATTGAAGTGTGTCCAAGCGGAGCTCTTGAGAAACGGGAGTTCAGCCAATCCTATGCACTAGGTGTGGCAAAAATCATTCAGGATAATTGCCTCGCTTATCATGAACAGCTGTGCAGTTCCTGCCTTTATGCTTGTCCGGTGGGAATAAAGGCCATTGAATTAAGAGACTTTCGCTATCCGATTATCCGGACGGAATGCTGCATTGGCTGCGGCCTATGTATCAAGGCATGTATCGCGGAAAATCCTGCAATTACTGTGGTACCATGCTCAACGAAGAAAGAATGA